One genomic segment of Nilaparvata lugens isolate BPH chromosome Y, ASM1435652v1, whole genome shotgun sequence includes these proteins:
- the LOC120355177 gene encoding uncharacterized protein LOC120355177, whose protein sequence is MISPSSSYILPDSPPQRILNYWQRKAALTAESTAAAPVPSPLSMEPASPHGEIIIPDSPLQRLAPAATWAPRRAVLTTVTNKQKQAKKRLLFEEPEVSGDEDESIFSQTKKRAGMEDHSSMVPLLEEVRRAGDELDFVQLINQAQPKPWIPLRELKERTPYPIVAVREQTNIHGHRVILKIVNAGSECEVYLPQRFASCIDAGKIQHFNKTCKNYVLLVTHKSANWSDIKIVKK, encoded by the exons ATGATTTCTCCATCATCTTCATACATCTTACCAGATAGCCCACCGCAGCGCATCCTCAACTACTGGCAGCGGAAAGCTGCCCTCACTGCTGAGTCGACCGCTGCTGCACCCGTCCCCTCACCGCTCAGCATGGAACCAGCATCACCACACGGGGAAATTATCATCCCAGACAGCCCTCTTCAACGTCTAGCTCCAGCTGCTACCTGGGCACCGCGGCGAGCAGTGCTGACAACAGTGACCAACAAGCAGAAGCAGGCGAAGAAGAGGCTGCTGTTTGAGGAGCCTGAAGTTAGCGGGGATGAGGACGAGTCAATCTTctcacaaacaaag aaacgtgctgGTATGGAGGACCACTCCTCCATGGTTCCACTACTAGAGGAGGTGCGGCGAGCGGGGGATGAATTGGACTTTGTGCAACTAATCAACCAGGCTCAGCCGAAACCATGGATCCCGCTGAGGGAATTGAAGGAGCGCACTCCCTACCCCATAGTTGCCGTGAGGGAGCAAACGAACATCCATGGCCATCGCGTAATTTTAAAAATCGTTAATGCAGGAAGCGAATGTGAGGTGTATTTACCTCAAAGATTCGCTTCCTGCATTGACGCAGGAAAGATTCAACATTTTaataaaacttgtaaaaattatgtgttGCTAGTAACACATAAGTCTGCAAATTGGtcggatataaaaattgttaagaaataa
- the LOC120355178 gene encoding V-type proton ATPase subunit G-like: MTSVPVTPCIRQLLDAEKIAAEKVAEAKKHRERKLKLAKTEALAEIEQYRQEREREFQNFENKHAALRAKITARIDMETRKKLDIMRSTVTRNRKSMIEKILELVFKIPEY; encoded by the coding sequence ATGACGTCAGTTCCTGTAACACCCTGCATCAGGCAGTTATTAGACGCCGAGAAAATAGCTGCAGAAAAAGTCGCCGAAGCAAAGAAACATCGCGAGCGAAAACTAAAGCTGGCAAAAACGGAAGCTTTGGCTGAAATAGAGCAGTATCGGCAGGAGAGAGAAAGGGAGTTTCAGAATTTTGAGAATAAGCATGCGGCTCTTCGCGCCAAAATTACGGCGAGAATCGACATGGAAACCAGGAAGAAACTGGACATTATGAGGTCCACAGTTACTCGCAATAGGAAAAGCATGATTGAGAAGATATTGGAACTTGTTTTTAAAATTCCTGAGTATTAA
- the LOC120355222 gene encoding LOW QUALITY PROTEIN: glutathione S-transferase D2-like (The sequence of the model RefSeq protein was modified relative to this genomic sequence to represent the inferred CDS: deleted 1 base in 1 codon), with amino-acid sequence MQSTLAYLVSKYAKDDSLYPKDIQKRAIIDQRLHFEGSVLFTHGVRCFLPLFFGLSKTIPEDQRSQTDQYYEMVDKFLEGNTWIAGDQLTIADFSYISTLSGLSQIFIGVEKYKNISTYMDRCKETMKDYDSANQQGVDKYVGILKNILQSE; translated from the exons ATGCAATCAACGCTTGCTTACCTGGTTTCAAAATACGCCAAAGATGACTCGCTTTACCCAAAAGATATCCAA AAAAGAGCTATCATCGACCAAAGATTGCATTTTGAAGGATCTGTCCTTTTTACTCATGGAGTGAGATGTTTT CTTCCTCTCTTTTTCGGATTATCTAAAACCATCCCGGAAGATCAGAGAAGTCAGACAGATCAATACTATGAGATGGTGGACAAATTCCTCGAAGGCAACACATGGATTGCTGGTGATCAGCTGACTATTGCTGATTTCTCATACATTTCTACACTCAGCGGACTCTCA CAAATATTCATTGGCGTGgagaaatacaaaaatatttctacttACATGGATCGCTGCAAGGAAACCATGAAGGATTACGATTCAGCCAATCAGCAAGGAGTTGACAAGTACGTCGGTATACTCAAGAACATTCTACaatctgaataa